One genomic segment of Labrus bergylta chromosome 17, fLabBer1.1, whole genome shotgun sequence includes these proteins:
- the egfl7 gene encoding epidermal growth factor-like protein 7 translates to MYQTLLLISSLFILHVMGTAQFFAHHGRRVCGQDLRHSVVMATESYVQPVHKPYITLCQGHRLCSTYKTVYSVAYRQVSRAAPPSHFYPECCPGWSRFHSHNCNQALCGQPCVNGGTCLRPNQCACPLGWTGRQCQTDVDECSEQHRCAQECVNTAGSYRCECRDGFKLDSDGHSCPSLPLPPPSPSTPTQATVGGHTDAGGGFSLAENVTEEVQSLRNRVELLEKKLQLVLAPFNNFFPLSLDEGLSEKTTLLSHSFQQLDRIDSLSEQIGFLEERLGTCSCQET, encoded by the exons aTGTACCAAACGCTGctcctcatctcctccctcTTCATCCTCCACGTGATGGGCACCGCGCAGTTCTTCGCTCACCACGG gagGAGGGTGTGCGGCCAAGACCTCCGTCACAgcgttgtcatggcaacagagTCATATGTCCAGCCGGTGCACAAGCCCTACATAACCCTGTGTCAGGGCCATCGCCTCTGCAGCACCTACAA GACTGTGTACTCAGTGGCGTACAGGCAGGTGAGCAGAGCAGCACCTCCGTCCCATTTCTATCCAGAGTGCTGCCCCGGCTGGTCGAGGTTTCACTCTCACAACTGCAACCAAG CTCTGTGTGGACAACCCTGTGTGAATGGAGGTACCTGTTTAAGACCCAACCAGTGTGCATGTCCGCTGGGCTGGACGGGACGCCAGTGTcaaacag ACGTCGACGAGTGTAGCGAGCAGCATCGGTGCGCCCAGGAGTGCGTGAACACAGCCGGCAGCTATCGATGTGAGTGCAGAGACGGCTTCAAGCTCGACAGTGACGGCCATTCCTGTCCGagccttcctcttcctcctccttctccttccactCCCACTCAGGCAACAGTGGGTGGTCACACGGATGCGG GTGGAGGGTTTAGCCTTGCAGAGAATGTGACGGAGGAGGTGCAGAGCCTGAGGAACCGAGTGGAGCTCCTGGAAAAG AAGTTACAGTTGGTGTTGGCCCCCTTCAACAACTTCTTCCCCCTGTCGCTGGACGAGGGTTTGTCAGAAAAAACCACCTTACTGTCCCACTCCTTCCAGCAGCTGGACCGCATCGACTCCCTCAGTGAGCAGATCGGCTTTCTGGAGGAGCGACTCGGCACTT